The bacterium genome includes the window GATTGCGAAAATTCCGCTAGTTGAAAAGAAGGAATATGGGTATTCTACGGAGAAGAGTAGGGTTTAGGTCAGAAAAATGGAGGGGACCTAGATGAGAACAGTATGGATATTAGTAATCGCGATTTTGACGATGGGTATTATCGGATGTGGCAAGCCAGACCCAAAGCTAGGTGACGTGCTCATTAACCCAAAAGACGGCGCTGAGATGGTGTGGGTTCCCGCTGGGGAGTTTACAATGGGCAGCACGGATGAGCAGACCGCCGCCGCACTGAAAGAGTTGCCGAAGGAATACCAGGAGATTCTCAAGTCCTTTTTTGATGCTGAGAAACCACAGCGCAAGGTGCACTTGGATGGCTATTGGATGTATAAGTACGAAGTAACGGTGGCGCAGTACCGTAAGTTCTGTGAGGCGACGAAAAGGTCATTGCCGAAAGCTCCAGATTGGGGATGGAAAGAGAATCACCCGATGGTGATGGTGTCATGGCAGGATGCAGCAGACTATGCGAAGTGGGCTGGTGTCGCTTTGCCAACTGAAGCACAGTGGGAGAAAGCGGCACGAGGAACCGATGGAAGAACATACCCGTGGGGTAATGATTGGGATGTCTCGAAGTGTGCGAACAGCGTGGGGAAAGAGTTAAAGAGTACTTATGTAGTTGGAAGCTATCCTGCCGGTGTAAGCCCTTATGGCTGTATGGATATGGCGGGGAATGTATGGGAGTGGTGTGCGGATTGGTATGATCCGAACTACTACATGGTTACACCGACCAAAAACCCGACCGGCCCATCAGGGGCGGTGACGTTCGAAGTAGCTGGCAGAAGTTTTGAGGGCACTCATGTGTGGCGCGGGGGTTCGTGGCTCAACGACTCCTACGATTACTTCCGCTGCGTCCACCGCCTCGCTCCGACGTACCGTTACCTCGGCCACGGTTTCCGTTGTGCCAGGACTCCGTAATTTCAGCTTTCCGCTTTACAGTTTGACTCTCAAAGGGGTCTGGGGGCTTGCCCCCAGACGCTCGTAAAATTGTGAATAGTTGCGGGCATAGCATTGTCGGATTTTTTGCGTATATCCCCCCCCCCATATAACCTAAAGTGTAGGTCAGTTGAATACTTATTGGATTTATAATCGCATGACTTTGATATTACGCAATTGGTTCTGTATGCGGTAGTCTATTAACATGGGATTCAGGCTCTGAACAACAATGGGCAATATGGGAATTGGCGGTAGGGGATTATGAAAGAAAAGATTATTGTTGCGCTGGATACCTCGGATATCGAGGAGGCAATCGGAACTATTAAAAAGCTTCGGGGGCATATTGACGCCTTCAAAATCGGCCAGGCGCTCACTTTAGCGAATGGGCTGAGCGCTATCGCTCGATTGCAGGATGAAGGCGCCAAGCGAATTTTCCTCGATCTCAAATTTCATGATATTCCCAACAGTGTTGCGCTGGGCGTTAAAACGGCAGCCCAATATGGGGTGTGGATGCTCACAATTCATACGAGTGGCTTGCAAGCCATGATGGAAGCTGCCGCTAATGCCGCCCAGTCTTCAAATCATCCTCCGCTGGTAGTTGGCGTGACCGTCTTGACCAGCATTAACGAAGAGGCTCTCCGCAATGAGCTCGGAGTAGAACGACAACTAAAAACTCAAGTTATTGAACTAGCAAAGCTGGCGCAAGAGTCGGGACTTGACGGGGTAGTCGCTTCTCCTCATGAGGCCTCTAGCATCCGCCAGGTTGTCGGAGATCAGTTCGTCATCGTAACCCCAGGCATACGCTCTGCCGGTGGCACAACTCATGACCAACAGCGCATCGCTACCGCTCATGAGGCAATCGCAAATGGAGCAAGCTATCTGGTGGTAGGCCGAGCCATAACCGAAGCCGACGACCCGATAGCAGCATTGAATAATCTCGTAGGTGACGGGCAATAGCAATCCAACGTATAGATTAATATGACCTCTATAAATTGGTGGAAACTCATTTCGGCAGTTTTGGTTTGCGAGCTTGCGGGTGTTATCGGGAGCGTTTTTACGATGTCGGCAATTCCTGCTTGGTATGAGACGCTAAAAAAGCCTTCATTTAACCCCCCGAACTGGATTTTTGGGCCGGTTTGGACACTTCTTTATCTCCTAATGGGGATTGCGCTCTATCTGGTCTGGCAGAGTAAATCGAACCCAGAGCTTAAGTCATATGCGCTCATCGCTTTTGGTGTTCAATTACTGTTGAATGCCCTCTGGTCGATTATTTTCTTTGGGTTAAAATCTCCAATGGGAGCGCTTGTTGAGATAGGTTTGCTTTGGGCATCTATCTTGGTGAGTATCATCCTTTTCTTTAAAATCTCACAAGTTGCGGGTTTCATTCTCCTGCCATATATTTTGTGGGTGAGCTTCGCTGCCATTCTTAATGCTGCTATTGCCATACTTAATCGGAAATGATTGATTCGGCTGTAAAAAAAGCGATTCAAAAAAATCTTCTCAAGCACTATCAAGCCACCAAGCGCAAGATGCCCTGGCGAGATAGTCACGATCCCTATGCCATCCTCGTGAGCGAAATCATGCTTCAACAGACACAGGTTTCGACTGTAACCGCTTATTATCAGCGTTTTATGCAGCGATTTCCTACTTTAGAGGCATTGGCAATTGCTCCGCTGGAGGCGGTGCTTCAGGTTTGGGAAGGGCTTGGTTATTATAATCGGGCACGAAATCTGCATAAAGCTGCTCAGGATATCATCGCCAATTACGGCGGTGCGCTCCCAACCAAAGCGGATAGGCTCCGGGAATTACCCGGGATTGGCCGTTATACTGCGGGCGCTATCTCCAGCATCGCTTTTGGGGAGCAAGAGCCTGTTGTCGATGGGAATGTCCAACGGGTTTTATCGCGTGTCTTTGGCGTGCGGGGAGATGTTTCAAAGGGAAAACCGCATGAGGCCATTTGGCAGTTGGCCCATGAACTCATTCCCTATGAGGCCCCCGGTGATTTTAATCAAGCGCTCATGGAGTTGGGCGCAACCATATGCCTCCCCAACGACCCCCGATGTGCCCAATGTCCCATGGGAAAAGAATGCATTGCGAACTTGGAAGGGCTTCAAGAGCAGTTACCTGAGCTAGGGGTTGGCAAAAAGAGTATTAGTGTTGTTGAAGTATCGGCGGTGGTTCTTCGTGGGGTTGAGACGCTGCTGACTAAGCGGTTTCCACAGGGCTTATGGGCTAGCTTATGGGAATTTCCCAGGGTTGCCCGATTACAGGGTGAAACTTCAGAACAAGCCGCCGTCAGAGCCGCTCATGAAATAGCCGGTGTCAAAGTTGAACCTGTAAAATTAATAATTACCATCAAACACAACGTCACCTATCACTCCATTACCCTCTGGGGTATCCAATGCGCCTATCTATCGGGCGAGCCTCACCCTATCGAGTGCGCAGAATGCCAGTGGGTTCCCCTCAAAAGCCTAGAAGGCTATCCCATGGCTGTCCCCCAACGTAAGATTGCCAAAGAGATAGAGGCGAAAGGTATACCCCTTTAATGTCATTACGGCCTTAAGGCCTACTCAGGATTAGACGATTGGTTAGATAGAAAAACTTCGGCAGCGGCGCTTCGCTCTGCTACCGAAGCATCGAGTTTAAGTTTGTCTTAATTTCCGAAAATACGCACTAATTAGCAATAAAGCTTGGGTGACGGGAGGGGGTTCCTTGAAATTAGAACGCTTTGCGGTGTACCATTAGCATATCGTGATGATAGCGACAGGAGGTCGAACGCATGAGCGCTCGTTTTACCTGGCTCGGCCATTCAACGTTTCGTGTCGAGACACCAGGCGGCAAAGTTATATTAATAGATCCATGGGTGCAAAGCAATCCGGCATGTCCTGATAGCGAAAAAGAATTCGATCAAATGGACTACATGCTCTGTACTCACGGCCATTATGACCATATCCAAGATGCTGTAGTCTTAGCTCAAAAGTATAAGCCCAAGGTTATAGCGATTCTCGAGCTATGTAAATGGCTGGAGAACAAAGGGGTCGAAAATCTTGTGCCTATGAACCTCGGCGGCACATTTGAAGTTGATGGTATTGCTATTACGATGGTTCGCGCCGATCACAGTTGTGGGATCATCGAGCCGGATGGCAACCTGACTTATGGCGGACATGCCTGTGGTTATGTCGTAACACTTGAGAACCATACCGCCTTTTATCATGCAGGCGACACAGCTGTTTTTAGTGATATGAAGCTAATCGCTGAAATTTACAGGCCGGCCCTTGCGATGCTTCCAATTGGAGATCGCTTCACTATGTCGCCACGGGAAGCTGTTTACGCGTGCCAGCTATTGGGATGCAACAATGTTATCCCGATGCATCACGATACTTTCGATTCGCTTACAGGAACTCCGCAGGAATTCCGAGCCCTAAGCCGCTATTTGGTTGGTATGAATATTATTGACCTTCTCCCAGGCCAAAGCCATGTGCTATCGGGCGCTGAGCATGGATTAGGATAATTATTGCAGTGAGTATGCGTGAGATTTGGCAGGAAGAATCAGAGCAGCGGCGAATATTATTATTAGCTTCTGTAACGAACATTCATTATAAACACCGAAGGAATTACGTTCATGACTAACAACGTCAACATTGAACTTTCCAGTGAAGAATTAAGGGTTGAGCCGGGCGGGACAGTCCAGCTTACCGTTTGTATAAAAAATCCTGGGACCGAGCCAGACCGGTTTCAAGTTGAAATAGAAGGCATTGATATGGAATGGTATGCCATTCCAGTGCCTGCATTTACGGTCGAATCGGGGGAAGAAAAAAAGGAAAGAATTCTTTTCAAGCCTCCACGTACCAGTGAAAGCCGTTCCGGAGTTTATCCGTTTATTGTCAGGGTGCGTTCTCTTGAGACGGGCAGTACCAGCATCGCTCAGGGCACTCTTATCATTCCGGCATTTCACCTGCTGA containing:
- a CDS encoding SUMF1/EgtB/PvdO family nonheme iron enzyme, translated to MRTVWILVIAILTMGIIGCGKPDPKLGDVLINPKDGAEMVWVPAGEFTMGSTDEQTAAALKELPKEYQEILKSFFDAEKPQRKVHLDGYWMYKYEVTVAQYRKFCEATKRSLPKAPDWGWKENHPMVMVSWQDAADYAKWAGVALPTEAQWEKAARGTDGRTYPWGNDWDVSKCANSVGKELKSTYVVGSYPAGVSPYGCMDMAGNVWEWCADWYDPNYYMVTPTKNPTGPSGAVTFEVAGRSFEGTHVWRGGSWLNDSYDYFRCVHRLAPTYRYLGHGFRCARTP
- the pyrF gene encoding orotidine-5'-phosphate decarboxylase, whose amino-acid sequence is MKEKIIVALDTSDIEEAIGTIKKLRGHIDAFKIGQALTLANGLSAIARLQDEGAKRIFLDLKFHDIPNSVALGVKTAAQYGVWMLTIHTSGLQAMMEAAANAAQSSNHPPLVVGVTVLTSINEEALRNELGVERQLKTQVIELAKLAQESGLDGVVASPHEASSIRQVVGDQFVIVTPGIRSAGGTTHDQQRIATAHEAIANGASYLVVGRAITEADDPIAALNNLVGDGQ
- a CDS encoding TspO/MBR family protein; this translates as MTSINWWKLISAVLVCELAGVIGSVFTMSAIPAWYETLKKPSFNPPNWIFGPVWTLLYLLMGIALYLVWQSKSNPELKSYALIAFGVQLLLNALWSIIFFGLKSPMGALVEIGLLWASILVSIILFFKISQVAGFILLPYILWVSFAAILNAAIAILNRK
- the mutY gene encoding A/G-specific adenine glycosylase yields the protein MIDSAVKKAIQKNLLKHYQATKRKMPWRDSHDPYAILVSEIMLQQTQVSTVTAYYQRFMQRFPTLEALAIAPLEAVLQVWEGLGYYNRARNLHKAAQDIIANYGGALPTKADRLRELPGIGRYTAGAISSIAFGEQEPVVDGNVQRVLSRVFGVRGDVSKGKPHEAIWQLAHELIPYEAPGDFNQALMELGATICLPNDPRCAQCPMGKECIANLEGLQEQLPELGVGKKSISVVEVSAVVLRGVETLLTKRFPQGLWASLWEFPRVARLQGETSEQAAVRAAHEIAGVKVEPVKLIITIKHNVTYHSITLWGIQCAYLSGEPHPIECAECQWVPLKSLEGYPMAVPQRKIAKEIEAKGIPL
- a CDS encoding metal-dependent hydrolase, translating into MSARFTWLGHSTFRVETPGGKVILIDPWVQSNPACPDSEKEFDQMDYMLCTHGHYDHIQDAVVLAQKYKPKVIAILELCKWLENKGVENLVPMNLGGTFEVDGIAITMVRADHSCGIIEPDGNLTYGGHACGYVVTLENHTAFYHAGDTAVFSDMKLIAEIYRPALAMLPIGDRFTMSPREAVYACQLLGCNNVIPMHHDTFDSLTGTPQEFRALSRYLVGMNIIDLLPGQSHVLSGAEHGLG